A genomic window from Etheostoma spectabile isolate EspeVRDwgs_2016 chromosome 13, UIUC_Espe_1.0, whole genome shotgun sequence includes:
- the pou4f3 gene encoding POU domain, class 4, transcription factor 3, which yields MMTMNGKQHFSMHPALHEPKYPGLHSGSEGMRRVCLPAPQLQGNIFGGFDESLLARAEALAAADSIVSHGKNHPFKPDVTYHTMSSVPCTSASSSSSTTVPISHVPSTIASHHHHHHHLGQTLEAGDLLDHLSSSLAVTGMGAPEPPGMTTSAHHHQHPHHHLQTMGQLHQAMANMAHPHSLSVHGGMACINDVESDPRELEAFAERFKQRRIKLGVTQADVGSALANLKIPGVGSLSQSTICRFESLTLSHNNMIALKPVLQAWLEEAEAAYREKSSKPDLFNGNERKRKRTSIAAPEKRSLEAYFAIQPRPSSEKIAAIAEKLDLKKNVVRVWFCNQRQKQKRMKYSAVH from the exons GAACGGCAAGCAGCATTTCTCCATGCACCCGGCTCTGCACGAGCCCAAGTATCCCGGCCTGCACTCAGGCTCGGAGGGCATGCGCAGAGTCTGTCTGCCCGCCCCGCAG CTGCAGGGCAATATATTCGGAGGCTTTGATGAGAGCCTGCTGGCACGGGCAGAGGCTCTGGCGGCTGCTGACAGCATTGTCTCTCACGGCAAGAACCACCCGTTCAAACCAGACGTGACTTACCATACCATGAGCAGTGTCCCCTGCACCTcagcctcctcttcttcttccaccaCCGTGCCCATCTCCCACGTGCCCTCCACCATCGCCtcccaccaccatcaccaccaccacctcggACAGACCCTGGAGGCCGGGGACCTCCTGGACCACCTCTCCTCCAGCCTGGCCGTGACCGGGATGGGTGCTCCGGAGCCTCCCGGGATGACCACGTCAGCGCACCACCACCAGCACCCTCACCACCACCTGCAGACCATGGGGCAGCTGCACCAGGCGATGGCCAACATGGCCCACCCTCACTCCCTGTCAGTGCACGGCGGCATGGCGTGCATCAACGACGTGGAGTCGGATCCCAGAGAGCTGGAAGCCTTTGCGGAGCGGTTCAAGCAGAGGAGGATCAAACTCGGAGTGACCCAGGCGGACGTCGGGTCGGCACTGGCCAACCTCAAGATCCCCGGAGTGGGGTCTTTGAGCCAGAGCACCATCTGCAGGTTCGAGTccctcactttgtcccacaacAACATGATAGCGCTCAAGCCGGTTCTACAGGCCTGGCTCGAGGAAGCAGAGGCTGCATACCgggagaaaagcagcaaaccGGACCTTTTCAACGGGAACGAGAGGAAAAGAAAGCGCACCTCCATCGCCGCGCCGGAGAAGCGCTCTTTGGAGGCTTACTTTGCCATCCAGCCTCGGCCCTCTTCGGAAAAGATTGCAGCCATCGCCGAAAAACTGGACCTGAAAAAGAATGTGGTTCGAGTGTGGTTTTGCAACCAGAGGCAAAAACAGAAACGAATGAAGTACTCTGCGGTGCACTGA